From Aquarana catesbeiana isolate 2022-GZ linkage group LG05, ASM4218655v1, whole genome shotgun sequence:
GCTTGGTTTTCAAGAACTGGGACTGTTATAGGCgacgctacactaagctatatccCTGACCCCTCATACAGAGGCGACCATTACACTACATTGGTTtcaatacaattggttgatttgtgtgatacacagggTGCACAACGTCAAGCACAGAATCATTCCAAAaagtaaaaaagtctcacacaggtgATATTCCCATaattacttcctgtctggtaaaacatcgtctgcaggacaggaagtagtCTCTCTAACAGAGCCCTGGATTGTAATAAAAACCCGAGAGagtttctaatccttccccaccctatctaaaactaaaaacaaaaaaggttttgctggataagtacattaaaaaaaaaaaaggtcagcgcTCAATTTCTGGTAAAAATCTAGGAATGGCCTGCACTCCTTGCACTGTTCGACTTTGGCAGCAGATGGGTGCttgtagcatagttgccaacattttgaaaaaactttttgtggacacttttttttttctgtagatggAGTATTATTTTAATTAGAGGTGGGGCATTCATTTATAGGCATGGTCTAgcagaagtaaaaaaaatgtagcGCGAAAAATGGACTTACTTTAAATTACGCAAAATGGCTTAAAGacggtgtggttaaatagagtctgggGTGACTTACATAGTGAAAATTGTGGTAATATATAGGGAGTGTAGGTAGGGCAGGAGGTTGGGGAGGGCTGGAgaagaaggagggggtggggggtggggtggtgagcAGAGGTGGGgtggggatggagaagaggggggatgAGCAGAGATGGGAGTTGGGGGCGTGAGCAGAGTTGGaggggggatggagaagaggggtgatGAGTAGAGATGCGAGTTGGGGGCGTGAGCAGAGTTGGaggggggatggagaagagggtggtgagcagagttgggggcgTGAGTAGAGTTGGtggggggatggagaagagggtggtgagcagagttgggggccTGAGCAGagatggagggggatggagaagaggggggtgagcagagttggggggtgggtggagaagagggggggtgaAAAGGGTCGGTGAAGGGCGGGTTATGATCAGAGCTGGGCTGTTTCGGGCTGCTGGGAGGGAAGACACTGTGAAAGGATGGTGGGAAGACAGGCACacaaaagttgcaccaaagttgctgCATAGGACAGTCAGTGGACCCACCCCAGCTGTAGCTTTTCTGATAGCAGGCACCAGTACCTGCCTCAGGTGTCTCTCCCTGTTCACCACTGCGCCCCTATTTAATAAGCGCAAGATAAGCCAAGCAGAAGGGGGCGGCCCTGCAGCTTCATGAGGCACAGCAGACACCCAGCCTCTCCACAGCCGATCCCACCAATCACAAGCTGATCTGGGACAAGACTGCATACTGAAAGGAGCGTGAGTGGTGGGAGTGAgtcagtgtgaccgggggggggggggcgcacgggaCCTCTACAGCTACGCCATTGGTGTCACCCGAGTGCGGTCCACACCCCCATGGTGACGCCTGTGACAAAGCCTATTTTTCAGGATTTTGCCCGTGACAGGCCCACAGGTCCAGACCAGGACATCAGTCTGATTTCCGTGAATGTCCCGGGCAAATGGGGACTGTTGCCAACTATGTTGCATTGACACCAGCGAATGGTGGGATGCAGAGCACAGTggaaagttaaagcagaactaaactctttcaagcaacatgaactatttttaatccttatgctgctagcattagtaaatagataggaaggtacagtatattttatttacttgttttaaacttttttttttcacatttcattGGTTGCTTCCTGGTTCCTGGATTGGGCTAAAATGATGCCACACATGCCAtgagtctttaggaggggaggaggggctttcccaGCTAAGTACACCCACCTGTTTGTGGGTGGGGTCTGCTGCACCCATACATGTGGGGTAACACCTCGCCCTAAGGCGTGCACATCAATGTCTGGGACCAGGCGGAGGCTGCGGTCATatgaagaatcaaacattaaggcaatCCCTGTGCAATAATGTGCAGAGTTTCCCTGTAAGATGTTTCATCTCAAGTAACTACACACTTGTAACTGAGGTATGCCCtgacccactccaccagtccagcgtacagTGGCGGGCGGCTGGTGGTATCATTTTTGGGGGAgagcggcaaacaatccacccgtcGCCACACCCCCCCCAATGGGTCGGTCAGTCACCAGcctcacacttaccccatctaggtcgtgacAGAGCTTCCTCTGGGTGGCAGCTTCACCCtgaatctccttcctcctccacctctgCTGACTGCGGTGTCTCAGGACCCATTTCcttattggctgggaggagaatcaggaagacaatagtgaatattaattcactattgtcacacaactgggtgggctcagggcgcagtgctctgcgccctgagcccacccttttttgaagccaactagagcctcaggctctaatcatgtgcttctaaaaaaaaaaaaaaaaaaccattggaatccatgtgtctggctctGGACTTTTTCCCTTTTATATATAACAGGAATGGAGACCGGACCCCAAAAAGCCTGCAGACATGATCAGGGAAGGCTAAAAGAAATATTAGCCTCTTCACCCTGACCTAAGCAGCCGAGTAACTAAGTAAACATAGTAGGCAAACCTGCCTATATGCCTGCAcgcctgagctaagggtagatggattccagaAGATAAATGCTACAAGAatcgtctgcccttactcaagatggccacagctagaaatgctaagaggtgtttttcaaaatgatttctcaacaaagcatggagacatggagggatgggtgagtttgctttgaataataaaaatgaatgaaatagtgttttcagtttgtagtgctcagatacagtttagtccAGCTAAAACATCACCAGCATATAATATACACTTATATGCCTCATGTGTAGCCAATGTTTCAGACCATGTAGGACCCTTTCCCCAAAGTGATATACTGATGTCATTATGGAAGGGACCCTGTGTGGCCCCAAAACTGTGGTTAAACATGGTGTATGTAAGCTTTGCACCAATAAAAATGTTTACTATTCACACCAGAGTGCTGGTGATGTTTCAACCTCCTACTCAGTTTATACTTCTCATTATGTTTATTGTCTTTGTAACTAAATTGACTTACCTGTCTAAAGTCATGTGGCTTTGGATCTTGGTATTTATCCTTCGGGTAACAGCCTTCTTTAACACACATGAGGCTGGCCTCGAAGGGACCAATATGTCTAAACTTTGTTAAGAACTTTGTAAGTGGTTTTGTAGGGCGCTGTATGGGGTTCAGGGGACCTGAAATCACTTCCAGCTTATTCCACTGCTTGGTGTCCTTGGTCACATTTTTCTTCTCTTCAGTATCAAAGTCCTCGGACCTCCTTGGCAATGCCAGTGACTTGTACAGCTTGACGCTGAAGTCGGGAGGTTTCCTCATCCAGATATTATATTCTGGGATCGGTTTTGGATTTGTGACATGTTCACTTCTTTCCACTGCTAGTCTTCTATTGGCGCTAAATTTCACTTGTCTGGTAAAGAAATAACGATGGTCAAGTTCAGATGGAGGTCTCATCTTGGCAGACATCATGGATGATCCCCTAAACAAATagttataaaacaaaaagaaaacaccaAAAATATTATTTCCCAATTATCATATAAGATTTTGTGTTGCTTATAAATTAATCTCAACCCCTTTACAACTGCCTAAAACatgcagtggggaaaataattatttaatcccctgcagattttgtaagtttgcccactttcaaagaaattaagggtctataatttttatcaaaggattttaaatgatagagacagaatatcaaccaaaaaaacacatgatacaaatgtgataaattgagttgcagttcagagagtaaaataagtatttcatccccaagcaaaatatgacttagtacttggtaaaGAAACTCTTGGCAAGCACAGAGTtaggacgtttcttgtagttggtgaccaggtttgcacacatctcaggagggattttggtccactcttctttacagatcttctctaaatccttaaggttacttgactgtcgcttggcaactcgaagtttcagctcctccatacatttttttataggattaatgtctggagactggttggccactccatgaccttaatgtgcttcttcttgagtcactcctttgttgccttaacGGCATGTTTTGGgtgattgtcatgctggaagactcgatctagcttcagtgttctggctgagggaagaaggttcttatccaatattttacaatatgtggccctgtccattggcccctcaatatggcaaagtcggcctgtacctttagcagagaaacagccccaaataaTAATGTTATGATGAATGTCATAGaaggcatttttcttcctccaaacacggcaaatcgagttaatgccaaagagttcaattttggtctcatctgaccacagcactttctcccaatccttctctgaatcatttaaatgttcattggcagatttcagatgggcctgtacatgtgcctttttgaggagggggaccttgcgggtgctgcaggatttcaattaaTGGCAGCGTAttttgttaccaatggtttgtttggtgactgtggtcccaactgtcttgagatcattcacaagctccttccgtgtagttctggactgatccctcacttttctcatgatcatccttaccccatgaggcaaaatgttgtatggagctccagaccgaggtcgattgatggttattttttattttttccatttgcgaataatcgctccaacatttgtctccttctcaccaagcttcttgctgatggtcttgtagctcattccagccttctgcaggtctacagtcttgttcctgatgtccttcgacagctctttggttttgcccatggatggtgaggtttgaatggaagaaagagattctgtggacaggtgtcttttatacacataatgagttgtcgttaggagcttcttcttaaattgacaggactaatctgtgtaccacatgagaacatattgtagccagtctgtgggagccagaattattgttggttggtaggggatcaaatacttattttactcactgaactgcaaaccagtttataacatttgtatcgtgtttttttctgtagttgtggttgatattctg
This genomic window contains:
- the LG05H7orf78 gene encoding putative uncharacterized protein C7orf78 homolog, translating into MMSAKMRPPSELDHRYFFTRQVKFSANRRLAVERSEHVTNPKPIPEYNIWMRKPPDFSVKLYKSLALPRRSEDFDTEEKKNVTKDTKQWNKLEVISGPLNPIQRPTKPLTKFLTKFRHIGPFEASLMCVKEGCYPKDKYQDPKPHDFRQYETGILDFATNYPRDPFNLKFKLQGLSSSYELPPLEERKKRGKVKHFELHKPAEPSWDSQLILPKRPWPPKSASYTRHRRQRGVYSAFMDRVEEKFTASNQENFSLSPVRVGPRLKEVS